Proteins co-encoded in one Malus sylvestris chromosome 9, drMalSylv7.2, whole genome shotgun sequence genomic window:
- the LOC126582330 gene encoding transcription factor UPBEAT1-like: MDSQQPVLVSLGLKGTVLENEGKSYTNGALWNITRESGGVVVRNKRSPRRRILKKKKKKKKTETRLQSAGRRSNNIGIKRRVKTLKRLIPNSDDSMGLDGLFRDTADYILSLQTRVRLMQMMVQAFAAGSDLQ; the protein is encoded by the coding sequence ATGGATTCTCAACAGCCTGTCCTTGTTTCCCTTGGTTTAAAGGGCACGGTCCTAGAAAACGAGGGAAAGTCCTACACAAATGGGGCATTGTGGAATATCACAAGGGAAAGTGGTGGAGTGGTTGTGAGGAACAAGAGATCGCCAAGAAGAaggatcttgaagaagaagaagaagaagaagaagacggagACACGCCTACAAAGTGCAGGAAGGCGCAGCAATAATATTGGGATCAAAAGAAGGGTGAAAACTTTGAAGAGACTGATTCCAAACAGTGATGATTCGATGGGGTTGGATGGACTTTTCAGAGACACAGCTGATTACATTTTATCCTTGCAAACTAGAGTCAGGCTTATGCAGATGATGGTTCAAGCATTCGCAGCAGGTTCTGATCTGCAGTGA